The proteins below are encoded in one region of Kogia breviceps isolate mKogBre1 chromosome 8, mKogBre1 haplotype 1, whole genome shotgun sequence:
- the PTPA gene encoding serine/threonine-protein phosphatase 2A activator isoform X2, whose protein sequence is MAEGERRSPPDSSEDIPAATQNFIIPKKEIHTVPDMGKWKRSQAIEKLVALLNTLDRWIDETPPVDQPSRFGNKAYRTWYAKLDEEAENLVATVVPTHLAAAVPEVAVYLKESVGNSTRIDYGTGHEAAFAAFLCCLCKIGVLRVDDQIAIVFKVFNRYLEVMRKLQKTYRMEPAGSQGVWGLDDFQFLPFIWGSSQLIDHPYLEPRHFVDEKAVNENHRDYMFLECVLFITEMKTGPFAEHSNQLWNISAVPSWSKVNQGLIRMYKAECLEKFPVIQHFKFGSLLPIHPIHPAAPR, encoded by the exons ATGGCTGAGGGCGAGCGGCGGTCGCCGCCAG attctTCGGAGGATATCCCTGCAGCCACTCAGAACTTCATCATTCCCAAAAAAGAGATCCACACTGTTCCAGACATGGGCAAATGGAAGCGTTCTCAG GCCATTGAGAAGCTGGTCGCTCTTCTCAACACGCTGGACAGGTGGATCGATGAGACTCCTCCGGTGGACCAGCCCTCTCGATTTGGGAACAAGGCCTACAGGACCTGGTACGCCAAACTTGACGAG GAAGCAGAAAACTTGGTGGCCACAGTGGTCCCCACCCATCTGGCAGCTGCTGTGCCCGAGGTGGCTGTTTACCTAAAGGAGTCGGTCGGGAACTCCACGCGCATCGACTACGGCACAG GACATGAAGCTGCCTTTGCTGCTTTCCTCTGCTGTCTCTGCAAGATAGGGGTGCTGCGAGTGGACGACCAAATAGCCATTGTCTTCAAGGTGTTCAATCG GTACCTTGAGGTTATGCGGAAGCTCCAGAAGACGTACAGGATGGAGCCGGCCGGCAGCCAGGGCGTGTGGGGCCTGGATGACTTCCAGTTTCTGCCCTTCATCTGGGGCAGCTCGCAGCTGATAG ACCACCCGTATCTGGAGCCCAGGCACTTTGTCGATGAGAAGGCCGTGAACGAGAACCACAGGGACTACATGTTCCTGGAGTGTGTCCTGTTTATCACCGAG ATGAAGACCGGCCCCTTTGCAGAGCACTCCAACCAGCTGTGGAACATCAGCGCCGTCCCCTCCTGGTCCAAAGTGAACCAGGGTCTCATCCGCATGTATAAGGCCGAG TGCCTGGAGAAGTTCCCGGTGATCCAGCACTTCAAGTTCGGGAGCCTGCTGCCCATCCATCCCATCCATCCGGCCGCGCCGCGCTAG
- the PTPA gene encoding serine/threonine-protein phosphatase 2A activator isoform X1 has translation MAEGERRSPPDSSEDIPAATQNFIIPKKEIHTVPDMGKWKRSQAYADYIGFILTLNEGVKGKKLSFEYRVSEAIEKLVALLNTLDRWIDETPPVDQPSRFGNKAYRTWYAKLDEEAENLVATVVPTHLAAAVPEVAVYLKESVGNSTRIDYGTGHEAAFAAFLCCLCKIGVLRVDDQIAIVFKVFNRYLEVMRKLQKTYRMEPAGSQGVWGLDDFQFLPFIWGSSQLIDHPYLEPRHFVDEKAVNENHRDYMFLECVLFITEMKTGPFAEHSNQLWNISAVPSWSKVNQGLIRMYKAECLEKFPVIQHFKFGSLLPIHPIHPAAPR, from the exons ATGGCTGAGGGCGAGCGGCGGTCGCCGCCAG attctTCGGAGGATATCCCTGCAGCCACTCAGAACTTCATCATTCCCAAAAAAGAGATCCACACTGTTCCAGACATGGGCAAATGGAAGCGTTCTCAG GCTTACGCTGACTACATCGGATTCATCCTCACCCTTAACGAAGGTGTGAAGGGGAAGAAGCTGAGCTTCGAGTACAGGGTCTCTGAG GCCATTGAGAAGCTGGTCGCTCTTCTCAACACGCTGGACAGGTGGATCGATGAGACTCCTCCGGTGGACCAGCCCTCTCGATTTGGGAACAAGGCCTACAGGACCTGGTACGCCAAACTTGACGAG GAAGCAGAAAACTTGGTGGCCACAGTGGTCCCCACCCATCTGGCAGCTGCTGTGCCCGAGGTGGCTGTTTACCTAAAGGAGTCGGTCGGGAACTCCACGCGCATCGACTACGGCACAG GACATGAAGCTGCCTTTGCTGCTTTCCTCTGCTGTCTCTGCAAGATAGGGGTGCTGCGAGTGGACGACCAAATAGCCATTGTCTTCAAGGTGTTCAATCG GTACCTTGAGGTTATGCGGAAGCTCCAGAAGACGTACAGGATGGAGCCGGCCGGCAGCCAGGGCGTGTGGGGCCTGGATGACTTCCAGTTTCTGCCCTTCATCTGGGGCAGCTCGCAGCTGATAG ACCACCCGTATCTGGAGCCCAGGCACTTTGTCGATGAGAAGGCCGTGAACGAGAACCACAGGGACTACATGTTCCTGGAGTGTGTCCTGTTTATCACCGAG ATGAAGACCGGCCCCTTTGCAGAGCACTCCAACCAGCTGTGGAACATCAGCGCCGTCCCCTCCTGGTCCAAAGTGAACCAGGGTCTCATCCGCATGTATAAGGCCGAG TGCCTGGAGAAGTTCCCGGTGATCCAGCACTTCAAGTTCGGGAGCCTGCTGCCCATCCATCCCATCCATCCGGCCGCGCCGCGCTAG
- the PTPA gene encoding serine/threonine-protein phosphatase 2A activator isoform X3: MAEGERRSPPDSSEDIPAATQNFIIPKKEIHTVPDMGKWKRSQAYADYIGFILTLNEGVKGKKLSFEYRVSEAIEKLVALLNTLDRWIDETPPVDQPSRFGNKAYRTWYAKLDEEAENLVATVVPTHLAAAVPEVAVYLKESVGNSTRIDYGTGHEAAFAAFLCCLCKIGVLRVDDQIAIVFKVFNRYLEVMRKLQKTYRMEPAGSQGVWGLDDFQFLPFIWGSSQLIDEDRPLCRALQPAVEHQRRPLLVQSEPGSHPHV; this comes from the exons ATGGCTGAGGGCGAGCGGCGGTCGCCGCCAG attctTCGGAGGATATCCCTGCAGCCACTCAGAACTTCATCATTCCCAAAAAAGAGATCCACACTGTTCCAGACATGGGCAAATGGAAGCGTTCTCAG GCTTACGCTGACTACATCGGATTCATCCTCACCCTTAACGAAGGTGTGAAGGGGAAGAAGCTGAGCTTCGAGTACAGGGTCTCTGAG GCCATTGAGAAGCTGGTCGCTCTTCTCAACACGCTGGACAGGTGGATCGATGAGACTCCTCCGGTGGACCAGCCCTCTCGATTTGGGAACAAGGCCTACAGGACCTGGTACGCCAAACTTGACGAG GAAGCAGAAAACTTGGTGGCCACAGTGGTCCCCACCCATCTGGCAGCTGCTGTGCCCGAGGTGGCTGTTTACCTAAAGGAGTCGGTCGGGAACTCCACGCGCATCGACTACGGCACAG GACATGAAGCTGCCTTTGCTGCTTTCCTCTGCTGTCTCTGCAAGATAGGGGTGCTGCGAGTGGACGACCAAATAGCCATTGTCTTCAAGGTGTTCAATCG GTACCTTGAGGTTATGCGGAAGCTCCAGAAGACGTACAGGATGGAGCCGGCCGGCAGCCAGGGCGTGTGGGGCCTGGATGACTTCCAGTTTCTGCCCTTCATCTGGGGCAGCTCGCAGCTGATAG ATGAAGACCGGCCCCTTTGCAGAGCACTCCAACCAGCTGTGGAACATCAGCGCCGTCCCCTCCTGGTCCAAAGTGAACCAGGGTCTCATCCGCATGTATAA